The following coding sequences lie in one Ictalurus punctatus breed USDA103 chromosome 16, Coco_2.0, whole genome shotgun sequence genomic window:
- the LOC108277110 gene encoding metal transporter CNNM3 isoform X1: protein MISDKTELPDFNMVVGSAELRILLMILSSCWFGSGGCSQNTSPRVLGLRLEETTERVYMRDRVLTAARGSSFKLRLFSSYLLNETWVTFAKEVGASVAEDACSQETLRNASAFQVRGKFEADKENGGLIIVQTEDRIVSDQVNDDTQTVSHCLCVFNGEKWQSAGLDRFRVKDPDLPPEWIPTWGLAVIIILVVLICSLVRCLNLSLLSLDPLELYVLHSCGSEDERRLAKRLEPIRRRGNFLVCSLLFLCALGHSVLGVIFYCAFGSILPAAFACAALIFLVAELLPYIISSGYGFYLAPGLVWLAQSFLIITCPLSCPLGLFLDLSLRRDVSTCGVREKVMELIRANINDPYSEFVKEEFRRGTLRSKTVEDILTPLKDCFMLPSTAVLDFNTMSEIMQSGYTRVPVYEEERSNIVEILYIKDLALVDPADCTPMTTITKFYNHPLHFVFNDTKLDAMLEEFKKGNSHLAIVQRVNNEGEGDPFYEVLGLVTLEDVIEEIIKSEILDESDGYMNMKVKRPLPPLEIPLEPRGVQEEFSLFKLPEGEAKIRTSPQLLLATHRFLSREVEHFCPQRVSEKVLFHLLRHPSVNQEVKFDPNNKLSPDHYLYTRNHPVDYFILLLQGRVEVEIGKEGLKFENGAFTYYGVSALTAPSSVHQSPVSTQHHSPRDTFELGEATSPSSYCPDYTVRALTDLQLIRVTRLQYLNALMASRVSQSPGPPEIKILPNSQTKLLNEKNVTQGTSKTLECKTDKVAPGQAKAV from the exons ATGATTAGCGATAAAACCGAGCTGCCCGATTTCAATATGGTGGTTGGCTCGGCAGAGCTACGTATCTTATTAATGATATTGTCGTCTTGCTGGTTCGGGTCTGGCGGGTGCAGCCAAAACACGTCGCCGCGGGTCCTCGGCCTGCGACTGGAGGAGACCACAGAGCGCGTGTACATGCGCGACCGAGTCCTGACTGCTGCGCGTGGCTCCAGTTTCAAGCTCCGGTTGTTCAGTTCCTACCTGCTGAATGAGACTTGGGTCACGTTCGCTAAAGAAGTGGGTGCAAGTGTCGCTGAAGACGCGTGTAGTCAAGAAACACTGCGCAATGCCTCTGCTTTCCAAGTGCGCGGAAAGTTTGAAGCAGATAAGGAAAACGGGGGCTTAATTATAGTCCAAACCGAGGATAGAATCGTCTCTGATCAGGTGAACGATGACACACAAACTGTTTCCCACTGCTTGTGTGTATTCAATGGGGAAAAGTGGCAGTCAGCGGGGCTGGATAGGTTCCGTGTAAAAGACCCTGATCTGCCACCCGAATGGATCCCAACATGGGGTCTAGCCGTAATTATCATACTAGTAGTGCTCATATGCTCACTGGTACGATGCCTGAATCTCAGTTTGCTTTCTCTGGACCCTCTGGAGCTTTATGTGCTGCACAGCTGTGGCTCAGAAGATGAAAGACGGCTGGCGAAGCGCCTGGAGCCAATTCGGAGGAGAGGAAACTTCCTTGTGTGCTCTCTGCTGTTCTTGTGTGCTTTGGGCCACTCGGTGCTTGGTGTGATCTTCTACTGTGCCTTCGGATCCATCCTTCCAGCTGCATTTGCATGTGCTGCGCTCATATTCCTTGTCGCAGAGTTGTTGCCCTATATCATAAGCTCAGGTTATGGCTTCTATCTCGCCCCGGGCCTTGTTTGGTTGGCCCAGAGCTTTCTGATCATCACATGCCCCTTGTCTTGCCCCTTAGGGCTTTTCCTGGATTTGTCACTTAGGCGTGATGTGAGCACTTGTGGAGTGCGTGAGAAGGTGATGGAGCTGATCCGGGCAAATATTAATGACCCGTACAGTGAGTTTGTCAAGGAGGAGTTCCGGCGTGGGACACTGAGGAGCAAGACGGTGGAGGACATCCTGACGCCACTGAAGGACTGCTTCATGCTTCCCTCCACAGCCGTGCTGGACTTTAACACCATGTCTGAGATCATGCAGAGTGGTTACACCCGCGTGCCTGTTTACGAGGAGGAACGTTCCAACATTGTGGAGATCCTGTACATTAAGGACCTGGCCTTGGTGGACCCTGCTGACTGCACGCCCATGACCACCATCACCAAGTTCTACAACCACCcgctgcattttgtttttaatgacacCAAGCTGGATGCCATGCTCGAGGAGTTTAAAAAAG GAAACTCTCATCTTGCCATTGTGCAGAGGGTGAATaatgagggagagggagacccTTTCTATGAGGTGCTCGGCTTGGTCACCCTTGAAGATGTTATCGAAGAGATCATCAAGTCGGAGATCCTGGATGAGTCTGATGGCTATA TGAACATGAAAGTGAAGCGTCCTCTTCCCCCGCTGGAGATTCCTTTGGAGCCCCGTGGAGTACAGGAGGAGTTCTCTCTGTTTAAGTTGCCTGAAGGCGAGGCGAAGATCCGCACATCTCCTCAGCTTCTACTTGCGACACACCGCTTTCTCTCCAGAG AAGTGGAGCATTTCTGCCCACAGCGTGTGTCAGAAAAAGTCTTATTTCATCTCTTGCGGCATCCCAGTGTCAATCAAGAAGTGAAGTTTGACCCAAACAACAAACTAAGTCCTGACCACTACCTCTACACTCGTAACCACCCAGTGGACTACTTTATTCTGCTGCTGCAG GGGCGTGTGGAAGTGGAGATTGGAAAAGAGGGTCTAAAGTTTGAGAACGGAGCCTTCACCTACTATGGGGTGTCAGCGCTGACAGCACCTTCCTCTG TACATCAGTCTCCAGTGTCCACACAGCATCACTCCCCAAGAGACACGTTTGAGCTGGGAGAAGCCACAAGTCCATCCAGTTACTGTCCTGACTACACGGTCCGAGCCCTCACCGACCTGCAGCTTATCAGG GTAACCCGCTTGCAGTACCTCAATGCCTTGATGGCATCTCGGGTATCACAAAGCCCTGGTCCTCCAGAGATTAAGATCCTTCCTAACAGCCAGACCAAACTCCTAAATGAGAAGAACGTCACCCAAG GTACAAGCAAGACCCTGGAATGCAAGACTGATAAAGTAGCTCCAGGCCAGGCAAAAGCTGTTTGA
- the LOC108277110 gene encoding metal transporter CNNM3 isoform X3, with the protein MISDKTELPDFNMVVGSAELRILLMILSSCWFGSGGCSQNTSPRVLGLRLEETTERVYMRDRVLTAARGSSFKLRLFSSYLLNETWVTFAKEVGASVAEDACSQETLRNASAFQVRGKFEADKENGGLIIVQTEDRIVSDQVNDDTQTVSHCLCVFNGEKWQSAGLDRFRVKDPDLPPEWIPTWGLAVIIILVVLICSLVRCLNLSLLSLDPLELYVLHSCGSEDERRLAKRLEPIRRRGNFLVCSLLFLCALGHSVLGVIFYCAFGSILPAAFACAALIFLVAELLPYIISSGYGFYLAPGLVWLAQSFLIITCPLSCPLGLFLDLSLRRDVSTCGVREKVMELIRANINDPYSEFVKEEFRRGTLRSKTVEDILTPLKDCFMLPSTAVLDFNTMSEIMQSGYTRVPVYEEERSNIVEILYIKDLALVDPADCTPMTTITKFYNHPLHFVFNDTKLDAMLEEFKKGNSHLAIVQRVNNEGEGDPFYEVLGLVTLEDVIEEIIKSEILDESDGYMNMKVKRPLPPLEIPLEPRGVQEEFSLFKLPEGEAKIRTSPQLLLATHRFLSREVEHFCPQRVSEKVLFHLLRHPSVNQEVKFDPNNKLSPDHYLYTRNHPVDYFILLLQGRVEVEIGKEGLKFENGAFTYYGVSALTAPSSVHQSPVSTQHHSPRDTFELGEATSPSSYCPDYTVRALTDLQLIRVTRLQYLNALMASRVSQSPGPPEIKILPNSQTKLLNEKNVTQEDVNV; encoded by the exons ATGATTAGCGATAAAACCGAGCTGCCCGATTTCAATATGGTGGTTGGCTCGGCAGAGCTACGTATCTTATTAATGATATTGTCGTCTTGCTGGTTCGGGTCTGGCGGGTGCAGCCAAAACACGTCGCCGCGGGTCCTCGGCCTGCGACTGGAGGAGACCACAGAGCGCGTGTACATGCGCGACCGAGTCCTGACTGCTGCGCGTGGCTCCAGTTTCAAGCTCCGGTTGTTCAGTTCCTACCTGCTGAATGAGACTTGGGTCACGTTCGCTAAAGAAGTGGGTGCAAGTGTCGCTGAAGACGCGTGTAGTCAAGAAACACTGCGCAATGCCTCTGCTTTCCAAGTGCGCGGAAAGTTTGAAGCAGATAAGGAAAACGGGGGCTTAATTATAGTCCAAACCGAGGATAGAATCGTCTCTGATCAGGTGAACGATGACACACAAACTGTTTCCCACTGCTTGTGTGTATTCAATGGGGAAAAGTGGCAGTCAGCGGGGCTGGATAGGTTCCGTGTAAAAGACCCTGATCTGCCACCCGAATGGATCCCAACATGGGGTCTAGCCGTAATTATCATACTAGTAGTGCTCATATGCTCACTGGTACGATGCCTGAATCTCAGTTTGCTTTCTCTGGACCCTCTGGAGCTTTATGTGCTGCACAGCTGTGGCTCAGAAGATGAAAGACGGCTGGCGAAGCGCCTGGAGCCAATTCGGAGGAGAGGAAACTTCCTTGTGTGCTCTCTGCTGTTCTTGTGTGCTTTGGGCCACTCGGTGCTTGGTGTGATCTTCTACTGTGCCTTCGGATCCATCCTTCCAGCTGCATTTGCATGTGCTGCGCTCATATTCCTTGTCGCAGAGTTGTTGCCCTATATCATAAGCTCAGGTTATGGCTTCTATCTCGCCCCGGGCCTTGTTTGGTTGGCCCAGAGCTTTCTGATCATCACATGCCCCTTGTCTTGCCCCTTAGGGCTTTTCCTGGATTTGTCACTTAGGCGTGATGTGAGCACTTGTGGAGTGCGTGAGAAGGTGATGGAGCTGATCCGGGCAAATATTAATGACCCGTACAGTGAGTTTGTCAAGGAGGAGTTCCGGCGTGGGACACTGAGGAGCAAGACGGTGGAGGACATCCTGACGCCACTGAAGGACTGCTTCATGCTTCCCTCCACAGCCGTGCTGGACTTTAACACCATGTCTGAGATCATGCAGAGTGGTTACACCCGCGTGCCTGTTTACGAGGAGGAACGTTCCAACATTGTGGAGATCCTGTACATTAAGGACCTGGCCTTGGTGGACCCTGCTGACTGCACGCCCATGACCACCATCACCAAGTTCTACAACCACCcgctgcattttgtttttaatgacacCAAGCTGGATGCCATGCTCGAGGAGTTTAAAAAAG GAAACTCTCATCTTGCCATTGTGCAGAGGGTGAATaatgagggagagggagacccTTTCTATGAGGTGCTCGGCTTGGTCACCCTTGAAGATGTTATCGAAGAGATCATCAAGTCGGAGATCCTGGATGAGTCTGATGGCTATA TGAACATGAAAGTGAAGCGTCCTCTTCCCCCGCTGGAGATTCCTTTGGAGCCCCGTGGAGTACAGGAGGAGTTCTCTCTGTTTAAGTTGCCTGAAGGCGAGGCGAAGATCCGCACATCTCCTCAGCTTCTACTTGCGACACACCGCTTTCTCTCCAGAG AAGTGGAGCATTTCTGCCCACAGCGTGTGTCAGAAAAAGTCTTATTTCATCTCTTGCGGCATCCCAGTGTCAATCAAGAAGTGAAGTTTGACCCAAACAACAAACTAAGTCCTGACCACTACCTCTACACTCGTAACCACCCAGTGGACTACTTTATTCTGCTGCTGCAG GGGCGTGTGGAAGTGGAGATTGGAAAAGAGGGTCTAAAGTTTGAGAACGGAGCCTTCACCTACTATGGGGTGTCAGCGCTGACAGCACCTTCCTCTG TACATCAGTCTCCAGTGTCCACACAGCATCACTCCCCAAGAGACACGTTTGAGCTGGGAGAAGCCACAAGTCCATCCAGTTACTGTCCTGACTACACGGTCCGAGCCCTCACCGACCTGCAGCTTATCAGG GTAACCCGCTTGCAGTACCTCAATGCCTTGATGGCATCTCGGGTATCACAAAGCCCTGGTCCTCCAGAGATTAAGATCCTTCCTAACAGCCAGACCAAACTCCTAAATGAGAAGAACGTCACCCAAG AGGATGTGAACGTGTGA
- the LOC108277110 gene encoding metal transporter CNNM3 isoform X2 gives MISDKTELPDFNMVVGSAELRILLMILSSCWFGSGGCSQNTSPRVLGLRLEETTERVYMRDRVLTAARGSSFKLRLFSSYLLNETWVTFAKEVGASVAEDACSQETLRNASAFQVRGKFEADKENGGLIIVQTEDRIVSDQVNDDTQTVSHCLCVFNGEKWQSAGLDRFRVKDPDLPPEWIPTWGLAVIIILVVLICSLVRCLNLSLLSLDPLELYVLHSCGSEDERRLAKRLEPIRRRGNFLVCSLLFLCALGHSVLGVIFYCAFGSILPAAFACAALIFLVAELLPYIISSGYGFYLAPGLVWLAQSFLIITCPLSCPLGLFLDLSLRRDVSTCGVREKVMELIRANINDPYSEFVKEEFRRGTLRSKTVEDILTPLKDCFMLPSTAVLDFNTMSEIMQSGYTRVPVYEEERSNIVEILYIKDLALVDPADCTPMTTITKFYNHPLHFVFNDTKLDAMLEEFKKGNSHLAIVQRVNNEGEGDPFYEVLGLVTLEDVIEEIIKSEILDESDGYMNMKVKRPLPPLEIPLEPRGVQEEFSLFKLPEGEAKIRTSPQLLLATHRFLSREVEHFCPQRVSEKVLFHLLRHPSVNQEVKFDPNNKLSPDHYLYTRNHPVDYFILLLQGRVEVEIGKEGLKFENGAFTYYGVSALTAPSSVHQSPVSTQHHSPRDTFELGEATSPSSYCPDYTVRALTDLQLIRVTRLQYLNALMASRVSQSPGPPEIKILPNSQTKLLNEKNVTQDFSLHFSFFDAIDNYC, from the exons ATGATTAGCGATAAAACCGAGCTGCCCGATTTCAATATGGTGGTTGGCTCGGCAGAGCTACGTATCTTATTAATGATATTGTCGTCTTGCTGGTTCGGGTCTGGCGGGTGCAGCCAAAACACGTCGCCGCGGGTCCTCGGCCTGCGACTGGAGGAGACCACAGAGCGCGTGTACATGCGCGACCGAGTCCTGACTGCTGCGCGTGGCTCCAGTTTCAAGCTCCGGTTGTTCAGTTCCTACCTGCTGAATGAGACTTGGGTCACGTTCGCTAAAGAAGTGGGTGCAAGTGTCGCTGAAGACGCGTGTAGTCAAGAAACACTGCGCAATGCCTCTGCTTTCCAAGTGCGCGGAAAGTTTGAAGCAGATAAGGAAAACGGGGGCTTAATTATAGTCCAAACCGAGGATAGAATCGTCTCTGATCAGGTGAACGATGACACACAAACTGTTTCCCACTGCTTGTGTGTATTCAATGGGGAAAAGTGGCAGTCAGCGGGGCTGGATAGGTTCCGTGTAAAAGACCCTGATCTGCCACCCGAATGGATCCCAACATGGGGTCTAGCCGTAATTATCATACTAGTAGTGCTCATATGCTCACTGGTACGATGCCTGAATCTCAGTTTGCTTTCTCTGGACCCTCTGGAGCTTTATGTGCTGCACAGCTGTGGCTCAGAAGATGAAAGACGGCTGGCGAAGCGCCTGGAGCCAATTCGGAGGAGAGGAAACTTCCTTGTGTGCTCTCTGCTGTTCTTGTGTGCTTTGGGCCACTCGGTGCTTGGTGTGATCTTCTACTGTGCCTTCGGATCCATCCTTCCAGCTGCATTTGCATGTGCTGCGCTCATATTCCTTGTCGCAGAGTTGTTGCCCTATATCATAAGCTCAGGTTATGGCTTCTATCTCGCCCCGGGCCTTGTTTGGTTGGCCCAGAGCTTTCTGATCATCACATGCCCCTTGTCTTGCCCCTTAGGGCTTTTCCTGGATTTGTCACTTAGGCGTGATGTGAGCACTTGTGGAGTGCGTGAGAAGGTGATGGAGCTGATCCGGGCAAATATTAATGACCCGTACAGTGAGTTTGTCAAGGAGGAGTTCCGGCGTGGGACACTGAGGAGCAAGACGGTGGAGGACATCCTGACGCCACTGAAGGACTGCTTCATGCTTCCCTCCACAGCCGTGCTGGACTTTAACACCATGTCTGAGATCATGCAGAGTGGTTACACCCGCGTGCCTGTTTACGAGGAGGAACGTTCCAACATTGTGGAGATCCTGTACATTAAGGACCTGGCCTTGGTGGACCCTGCTGACTGCACGCCCATGACCACCATCACCAAGTTCTACAACCACCcgctgcattttgtttttaatgacacCAAGCTGGATGCCATGCTCGAGGAGTTTAAAAAAG GAAACTCTCATCTTGCCATTGTGCAGAGGGTGAATaatgagggagagggagacccTTTCTATGAGGTGCTCGGCTTGGTCACCCTTGAAGATGTTATCGAAGAGATCATCAAGTCGGAGATCCTGGATGAGTCTGATGGCTATA TGAACATGAAAGTGAAGCGTCCTCTTCCCCCGCTGGAGATTCCTTTGGAGCCCCGTGGAGTACAGGAGGAGTTCTCTCTGTTTAAGTTGCCTGAAGGCGAGGCGAAGATCCGCACATCTCCTCAGCTTCTACTTGCGACACACCGCTTTCTCTCCAGAG AAGTGGAGCATTTCTGCCCACAGCGTGTGTCAGAAAAAGTCTTATTTCATCTCTTGCGGCATCCCAGTGTCAATCAAGAAGTGAAGTTTGACCCAAACAACAAACTAAGTCCTGACCACTACCTCTACACTCGTAACCACCCAGTGGACTACTTTATTCTGCTGCTGCAG GGGCGTGTGGAAGTGGAGATTGGAAAAGAGGGTCTAAAGTTTGAGAACGGAGCCTTCACCTACTATGGGGTGTCAGCGCTGACAGCACCTTCCTCTG TACATCAGTCTCCAGTGTCCACACAGCATCACTCCCCAAGAGACACGTTTGAGCTGGGAGAAGCCACAAGTCCATCCAGTTACTGTCCTGACTACACGGTCCGAGCCCTCACCGACCTGCAGCTTATCAGG GTAACCCGCTTGCAGTACCTCAATGCCTTGATGGCATCTCGGGTATCACAAAGCCCTGGTCCTCCAGAGATTAAGATCCTTCCTAACAGCCAGACCAAACTCCTAAATGAGAAGAACGTCACCCAAG ATTTTTCCCTTCACTTTTCATTCTTTGATGCAATTGACAACTACTGTTAA
- the LOC100304697 gene encoding interleukin-1 beta, which translates to MDDKDLLTLERSFDSDCGFDSDAMDFDELDCSDPLAMSGRCDLHEGLRIEVTKEPLSMRQVANVVIALQRLKLTQNIQSTEFTDQELFNVFIENVIEESMVINLKCTESKSYSLQDKVVRCTICDKSKRALVQREKLPILLAFTLKGGNKDNKAWFNLSAYTPPNCTENTKGQPVCLGIVKTNLFLSCTLENETPFLGLEEVKDKERLKSIQENDGMERFLFFRNGTGDSLNTFESVKYPGWFITTSKEDYKPVQMCKQQSSHLQLFTLHDETVVSQNEI; encoded by the exons aTGGATGACAAAGATTTGTTAACGCTGGAAAG GTCCTTTGACAGTGACTGTGGATTTGATTCAGATGCCATGGATTTTGATGAGCTGGACTGCTCTGATCCATTGGCCATG AGTGGCAGATGTGACCTGCACGAAGGACTCCGCATCGAGGTCACCAAGGAGCCTCTTAGTATGCGCCAAGTTGCTAATGTTGTAATCGCTCTGCAGAGGCTGAAACTCACTCAAAATATTCAGTCCACGGAGTTCACCGACCAGGAACTTTTCAATGTCTTCATTGAGAATGTGATTGAAG AGAGCATGGTGATCAATTTGAAGTGCACTGAATCCAAGAGTTACAGCCTGCAAGACAAGGTTGTGCGGTGCACTATATGTGACAAGTCTAAAAGGGCTTTGGTGCAGAGGGAAAAGCTTCCTATTCTGCTGGCCTTTACTCTGAAGGGTGGAAACAAGGATAATAAAG CATGGTTCAACCTCTCGGCCTACACTCCACCAAACTGCACAGAAAACACGAAAGGACAGCCTGTATGTTTGGGGATTGTAAAGAccaatctctttctctcatgcACACTGGAGAATGAAACTCCTTTTCTTGGCTTAGAG GAGgtaaaagacaaagagagactgAAGTCCATCCAGGAGAATGATGGCATGGAACGCTTCCTTTTCTTCAGAAACGGCACTGGTGACTCCCTTAACACCTTCGAGTCGGTCAAATACCCGGGCTGGTTCATCACCACCTCAAAGGAGGACTATAAGCCAGTGCAAATGTGTAAGCAGCAATCCAGTCACCTCCAGCTGTTCACACTCCATGATGAGACTGTAGTCTCTCAGAATGAGATCTGA